A window of the Brassica oleracea var. oleracea cultivar TO1000 chromosome C1, BOL, whole genome shotgun sequence genome harbors these coding sequences:
- the LOC106292181 gene encoding 60S ribosomal protein L14-2-like: MVFKRYVEIGRVALVNYGKDHGKLVVIVDVVDQNRALVDAPDMERIQMNFKRLSLTDIVIEINRVPKKKALIEAMEKADVKNKWEKSSWGRKLIVQKRRASLNDFDRFKIMLAQIKKAGVVRQELAKLKKVITA; this comes from the exons ATG GTGTTCAAGAGGTACGTGGAGATTGGGAGAGTTGCACTTGTCAACTACGGAAAAGATCATGGAAAGCTTGTCGTCATCGTCGACGTCGTTGACCAGAACAGG GCTTTGGTAGATGCTCCTGATATGGAGAGAATCCAGATGAACTTCAAGAGGCTGTCTCTTACCGATATCGTGATTGAGATCAACAGAGTGCCTAAGAAGAAGGCTTTGATCGAGGCCATGGAAAAGGCTG ACGTGAAGAACAAGTGGGAGAAGAGCTCATGGGGTAGGAAGCTCATTGTTCAGAAGCGTAGGGCTAGCCTCAATGACTTCGACAGGTTCAAGATCATGTTGGCCCAAATCAAG AAAGCTGGCGTTGTCAGGCAAGAGCTTGCTAAACTCAAGAAGGTGATCACTGCTTGA
- the LOC106315273 gene encoding TBC1 domain family member 15 isoform X1, whose amino-acid sequence MWGAAAEPADSYYQVRPECTDVAKTRFKIKPGKTLSVRKWQAAFLQDGTLDIGKTLRRIRRGGIHPSIRGEVWEFLLGCYDPSTTFDEREQIRQRRRKQYASWKEECKKMFPVIGSGSFITAPVVTENGQPNLDPLVVQEINLGTNSNGSVFFKKLTSRGPLDKKVIQWLLSLHQIGLDVKRTDRSLEFYEKKENLSKLWDILSVYAWIDQDVGYCQGMSDLCSPMIVLLEDEADSFFCFERLMRRLRGNFRSTGRSVGVEAQLTHLSSITQIIDPKLHQHLDKLGGGDYLFAIRMLMVQFRREFSFCDSLYLWEMMWALEYDPDLFHVYEAHQCGSEKVEVSNGKPKSMSQCGKYERQNMRNGGKSAEGPLPISVFLVASVLKDKSSKLMTEARGLDDVVKILNDMSGNLDAKKTCSGAIKIHKKYLRKVISKFL is encoded by the exons ATGTGGGGAGCTGCAGCTGAGCCGGCTGATTCTTATTACCAAGTTCGTCCTGAGTGCACAGATGTGGCCAAAACTAGATTCAAGATCAAG CCAGGGAAAACTCTAAGTGTAAGAAAATGGCAGGCTGCATTTCTCCAAGACGGGACTCTCGATATTGGCAAGACTCTAAGACGAATCCGAAGAGGG GGAATCCATCCATCAATTAGAGGCGAAGTATGGGAGTTCCTACTTGGCTGTTATGACCCATCAACTACTTTCGACGAAAGAGAGCAAATCCGACAACGCAGAAG AAAGCAGTATGCTTCTTGGAAAGAAGAGTGTAAGAAAATGTTTCCTGTGATTGGAAGTGGAAGTTTCATTACCGCGCCTGTAGTTACTGAAAATGGTCAACCCAACCTTGATCCTCTTGTTGTTCAAGAAATAAACTTAG GTACAAACTCAAATGGTTCAGTTTTCTTTAAAAAGCTCACAAGTCGTGGACCTCTTGATAAGAAAGTTATCCAATGGCTGCTATCACTTCACCAGATCG GTCTTGATGTGAAGCGTACAGACAGGTCTTTGGAGTTTTATGAGAAAAAGGAGAATCTGTCCAAGCTTTGGGATATTCTCTCTGTTTATGCCTGGATAGACCAAGATGTCGGTTACTGTCAAG GAATGAGTGATCTTTGTTCTCCAATGATTGTTCTTCTTGAAGACGAAGCTGATTCATTCTTTTGTTTTGAGAGATTAATGCGTCGATTG CGAGGAAACTTCCGGAGCACAGGGAGATCTGTTGGAGTTGAAGCTCAACTTACTCATTTGTCTTCAATTACTCAGATTATTGACCCCAAGCTTCACCAACATCTAG ATAAACTAGGGGGAGGTGACTATCTCTTTGCCATTCGGATGCTAATGGTTCAGTTCAGAAGAGAATTCTCGTTTTGTGACTCTTTATACCTTTGGGAG ATGATGTGGGCTCTCGAGTACGATCCTGATCTCTTTCACGTGTACGAGGCGCATCAATGCGGGAGTGAGAAAGTCGAAGTGTCCAACGGTAAACCAAAGTCGATGAGCCAATGCGGAAAGTATGAGAGGCAAAACATGAGGAATGGAGGCAAAAGCGCCGAAGGTCCTTTGCCTATATCGGTTTTTCTAGTGGCCAGTGTCTTGAAAGACAAGAGTTCTAAGCTCATGACTGAAGCTCGTGGACTGGATGACGTTGTTAAG ATACTTAACGACATGAGTGGAAACCTGGATGCCAAGAAAACATGTTCTGGAGCTATAAAGATTCACAAGAAATATCTGCGAAAGGTTATCTCTAAGTTTCTTTGA
- the LOC106315273 gene encoding TBC1 domain family member 15 isoform X2: protein MWGAAAEPADSYYQVRPECTDVAKTRFKIKPGKTLSVRKWQAAFLQDGTLDIGKTLRRIRRGGIHPSIRGEVWEFLLGCYDPSTTFDEREQIRQRRRKQYASWKEECKKMFPVIGSGSFITAPVVTENGQPNLDPLVVQEINLGTNSNGSVFFKKLTSRGPLDKKVIQWLLSLHQIGLDVKRTDRSLEFYEKKENLSKLWDILSVYAWIDQDVGYCQGMSDLCSPMIVLLEDEADSFFCFERLMRRLRGNFRSTGRSVGVEAQLTHLSSITQIIDPKLHQHLDKLGGGDYLFAIRMLMVQFRREFSFCDSLYLWEMMWALEYDPDLFHVYEAHQCGSEKVEVSNGKPKSMSQCGKYERQNMRNGGKSAEGPLPISVFLVASVLKDKSSKLMTEARGLDDVVKILNDMSGNLDAKKTCSGAIKIHKKYLRKAKK, encoded by the exons ATGTGGGGAGCTGCAGCTGAGCCGGCTGATTCTTATTACCAAGTTCGTCCTGAGTGCACAGATGTGGCCAAAACTAGATTCAAGATCAAG CCAGGGAAAACTCTAAGTGTAAGAAAATGGCAGGCTGCATTTCTCCAAGACGGGACTCTCGATATTGGCAAGACTCTAAGACGAATCCGAAGAGGG GGAATCCATCCATCAATTAGAGGCGAAGTATGGGAGTTCCTACTTGGCTGTTATGACCCATCAACTACTTTCGACGAAAGAGAGCAAATCCGACAACGCAGAAG AAAGCAGTATGCTTCTTGGAAAGAAGAGTGTAAGAAAATGTTTCCTGTGATTGGAAGTGGAAGTTTCATTACCGCGCCTGTAGTTACTGAAAATGGTCAACCCAACCTTGATCCTCTTGTTGTTCAAGAAATAAACTTAG GTACAAACTCAAATGGTTCAGTTTTCTTTAAAAAGCTCACAAGTCGTGGACCTCTTGATAAGAAAGTTATCCAATGGCTGCTATCACTTCACCAGATCG GTCTTGATGTGAAGCGTACAGACAGGTCTTTGGAGTTTTATGAGAAAAAGGAGAATCTGTCCAAGCTTTGGGATATTCTCTCTGTTTATGCCTGGATAGACCAAGATGTCGGTTACTGTCAAG GAATGAGTGATCTTTGTTCTCCAATGATTGTTCTTCTTGAAGACGAAGCTGATTCATTCTTTTGTTTTGAGAGATTAATGCGTCGATTG CGAGGAAACTTCCGGAGCACAGGGAGATCTGTTGGAGTTGAAGCTCAACTTACTCATTTGTCTTCAATTACTCAGATTATTGACCCCAAGCTTCACCAACATCTAG ATAAACTAGGGGGAGGTGACTATCTCTTTGCCATTCGGATGCTAATGGTTCAGTTCAGAAGAGAATTCTCGTTTTGTGACTCTTTATACCTTTGGGAG ATGATGTGGGCTCTCGAGTACGATCCTGATCTCTTTCACGTGTACGAGGCGCATCAATGCGGGAGTGAGAAAGTCGAAGTGTCCAACGGTAAACCAAAGTCGATGAGCCAATGCGGAAAGTATGAGAGGCAAAACATGAGGAATGGAGGCAAAAGCGCCGAAGGTCCTTTGCCTATATCGGTTTTTCTAGTGGCCAGTGTCTTGAAAGACAAGAGTTCTAAGCTCATGACTGAAGCTCGTGGACTGGATGACGTTGTTAAG ATACTTAACGACATGAGTGGAAACCTGGATGCCAAGAAAACATGTTCTGGAGCTATAAAGATTCACAAGAAATATCTGCGAAAG GCTAAGAAGTAG
- the LOC106315144 gene encoding COBRA-like protein 11 isoform X2, whose protein sequence is MSYNSGGREKLYPRTKNATAQAWSFKATAMIVNTGIEEVKGWEMFVGYRHREIIVSATGAVSSDGDFPYDASNGTTFIGSPNTDLKTSIETAGDYTKISTNIEITGTLFGGRGTATPLPKSIKLVNDGWQCPAATSKGGTMQVCCKRNPKFKAKKKAKTKFTPRRHGDLNIIYDVLQAYTSNYMAQVTIDNDSPLGRLDHWNLTWEWMRGEFIHSLRGAYSAEKNPSECLHSKAGQFYGDLDFSQVATCQKKPIIKDLPAERKEDKLLGMLPFCCKNGTLLPALMDASKSRAIFQLQVYKVPPDQNRTAFFPPQHWKIDGIVNPQYKCGPPVRVDPTGFPDPSGLQATTYAFATWQVICNITKPKPKAARCCVSYSAFYNDSAIPCNTCACGCGDIDTDTCNANARQLLLPPDSLLVPFENRTLKAKVWAKRKHMAFPKKLPCPDNCGISLNWHVNSDYADGWSARVTVFNWGANAVEDWFAAVDLGKAGLGYENVYSFNGSRVPPKNQTIFFQGVRGMNFLIGLTNGTHPGRDPKVPGKMQSVISFKKHLGSLNIPRGDGFPKRVFFNGEECELPKFFPKKSSGKRLSGIGFLPSILLVITTFLVFMCSF, encoded by the exons ATGTCATATAACTCCGGCGGCCGCGAAAAGCTATATCCACGCACCAAAAACGCCACGGCTCAAGCCTGGTCGTTCAAGGCAACGGCTATGATCGTGAACACGGGGATAGAAGAGGTCAAAGGTTGGGAAATGTTCGTAGGGTATCGTCACAGAGAGATAATTGTTTCTGCTACGGGAGCTGTCTCATCGGATGGTGACTTTCCTTACGATGCAAGTAATGGGACAACGTTCATTGGTTCTCCTAATACAGATCTAAAAACCTCGATAGAAACAGCTGGTGACTACACTAAGATCTCAACGAATATCGAGATAACAGGAACGCTTTTCGGTGGTAGAGGTACGGCTACGCCACTTCCGAAATCGATCAAGCTTGTTAATGATGGATGGCAATGCCCTGCTGCTACTTCAAAAG GTGGTACAATGCAAGTTTGTTGTAAGAGGAACCCTAAGTTTAAAGCTAAGAAAAAAGCCAAAACCAAGTTCACGCCTAGACGACATGGAGACTTGAATATAATATATGATGTTCTTCAAGCCTACACAAGCAACTACATGGCGCAG GTTACTATAGACAATGATAGTCCATTGGGACGGTTAGACCACTGGAATCTAACATGGGAGTGGATGCGAGGAGAGTTCATCCACTCCTTGCGTGGAGCTTACTCAGCTGAGAAGAACCCGTCAGAATGCTTGCACAGCAAGGCAGGACAGTTTTATGGGGATCTTGATTTCTCTCAGGTAGCTACTTGTCAGAAGAAGCCTATTATCAAAGACTTACCAGCTGAACGTAAAGAAGATAAACTCCTCGGGATGTTGCCTTTCTGCTGCAAGAATGGAACTCTCTTGCCAGCTCTCATGGATGCCTCTAAGTCCAGAGCCATCTTTCAGTTACAG GTATACAAGGTGCCACCTGATCAGAACAGAACAGCTTTCTTTCCTCCTCAGCATTGGAAAATCGACGGTATAGTCAATCCACAGTACAAGTGTGGACCACCAGTAAGGGTGGATCCAACCGGGTTCCCTGACCCGAGCGGTCTCCAAGCTACCACCTACGCTTTTGCCACCTGGCAAGTCATCTGCAACATAACCAAACCTAAACCAAAAGCCGCTCGTTGCTGCGTCTCTTACTCAGCCTTCTACAACGACTCAGCCATCCCTTGCAACACATGTGCTTGCGGTTGCGGAGACATCGACACCGACACATGCAACGCCAACGCCAGACAGCTTCTCCTCCCTCCAGACTCGCTCTTAGTACCGTTTGAAAACCGGACGCTCAAGGCAAAAGTATGGGCAAAGAGGAAACACATGGCGTTCCCAAAGAAGCTTCCTTGTCCTGACAACTGCGGAATCAGCTTAAACTGGCACGTTAACTCTGACTACGCTGATGGATGGTCGGCGAGGGTGACGGTTTTTAACTGGGGAGCTAATGCAGTGGAGGACTGGTTTGCTGCTGTGGATTTGGGTAAAGCTGGTTTAGGCTATGAGAATGTTTACTCTTTCAATGGGTCAAGAGTTCCACCTAAGAACCAGACCATTTTCTTCCAAGGAGTTCGTGGTATGAACTTCTTGATCGGTCTCACGAACGGGACGCACCCTGGTAGAGACCCCAAGGTGCCAGGGAAAATGCAGTCGGTTATATCGTTTAAAAAGCATTTGGGGAGTTTGAATATCCCAAGAGGAGATGGGTTTCCTAAGAGAGTTTTCTTCAATGGAGAAGAGTGTGAGCTTCCTAAGTTCTTTCCTAAAAAGAGTTCCGGGAAGAGGTTATCTGGTATTGGATTCTTGCCCTCGATTCTCCTCGTGATCACAACATTTCTTGTGTTCATGTGTTCGTTTTAA
- the LOC106315144 gene encoding COBRA-like protein 11 isoform X1 produces MKIRYLHSNLLLLVLPLIILLFPTLSRAQDYGEDATKTDTPPPGLARCNGVYMSYNSGGREKLYPRTKNATAQAWSFKATAMIVNTGIEEVKGWEMFVGYRHREIIVSATGAVSSDGDFPYDASNGTTFIGSPNTDLKTSIETAGDYTKISTNIEITGTLFGGRGTATPLPKSIKLVNDGWQCPAATSKGGTMQVCCKRNPKFKAKKKAKTKFTPRRHGDLNIIYDVLQAYTSNYMAQVTIDNDSPLGRLDHWNLTWEWMRGEFIHSLRGAYSAEKNPSECLHSKAGQFYGDLDFSQVATCQKKPIIKDLPAERKEDKLLGMLPFCCKNGTLLPALMDASKSRAIFQLQVYKVPPDQNRTAFFPPQHWKIDGIVNPQYKCGPPVRVDPTGFPDPSGLQATTYAFATWQVICNITKPKPKAARCCVSYSAFYNDSAIPCNTCACGCGDIDTDTCNANARQLLLPPDSLLVPFENRTLKAKVWAKRKHMAFPKKLPCPDNCGISLNWHVNSDYADGWSARVTVFNWGANAVEDWFAAVDLGKAGLGYENVYSFNGSRVPPKNQTIFFQGVRGMNFLIGLTNGTHPGRDPKVPGKMQSVISFKKHLGSLNIPRGDGFPKRVFFNGEECELPKFFPKKSSGKRLSGIGFLPSILLVITTFLVFMCSF; encoded by the exons ATGAAGATACGTTACCTTCATTCAAACCTACTTCTCCTTGTATTACCTCTAATCATTCTTCTGTTTCCGACATTATCTCGTGCTCAAGACTACGGCGAAGATGCCACGAAAACAGACACTCCTCCGCCAGGTCTTGCCCGTTGCAATGGAGTTTACATGTCATATAACTCCGGCGGCCGCGAAAAGCTATATCCACGCACCAAAAACGCCACGGCTCAAGCCTGGTCGTTCAAGGCAACGGCTATGATCGTGAACACGGGGATAGAAGAGGTCAAAGGTTGGGAAATGTTCGTAGGGTATCGTCACAGAGAGATAATTGTTTCTGCTACGGGAGCTGTCTCATCGGATGGTGACTTTCCTTACGATGCAAGTAATGGGACAACGTTCATTGGTTCTCCTAATACAGATCTAAAAACCTCGATAGAAACAGCTGGTGACTACACTAAGATCTCAACGAATATCGAGATAACAGGAACGCTTTTCGGTGGTAGAGGTACGGCTACGCCACTTCCGAAATCGATCAAGCTTGTTAATGATGGATGGCAATGCCCTGCTGCTACTTCAAAAG GTGGTACAATGCAAGTTTGTTGTAAGAGGAACCCTAAGTTTAAAGCTAAGAAAAAAGCCAAAACCAAGTTCACGCCTAGACGACATGGAGACTTGAATATAATATATGATGTTCTTCAAGCCTACACAAGCAACTACATGGCGCAG GTTACTATAGACAATGATAGTCCATTGGGACGGTTAGACCACTGGAATCTAACATGGGAGTGGATGCGAGGAGAGTTCATCCACTCCTTGCGTGGAGCTTACTCAGCTGAGAAGAACCCGTCAGAATGCTTGCACAGCAAGGCAGGACAGTTTTATGGGGATCTTGATTTCTCTCAGGTAGCTACTTGTCAGAAGAAGCCTATTATCAAAGACTTACCAGCTGAACGTAAAGAAGATAAACTCCTCGGGATGTTGCCTTTCTGCTGCAAGAATGGAACTCTCTTGCCAGCTCTCATGGATGCCTCTAAGTCCAGAGCCATCTTTCAGTTACAG GTATACAAGGTGCCACCTGATCAGAACAGAACAGCTTTCTTTCCTCCTCAGCATTGGAAAATCGACGGTATAGTCAATCCACAGTACAAGTGTGGACCACCAGTAAGGGTGGATCCAACCGGGTTCCCTGACCCGAGCGGTCTCCAAGCTACCACCTACGCTTTTGCCACCTGGCAAGTCATCTGCAACATAACCAAACCTAAACCAAAAGCCGCTCGTTGCTGCGTCTCTTACTCAGCCTTCTACAACGACTCAGCCATCCCTTGCAACACATGTGCTTGCGGTTGCGGAGACATCGACACCGACACATGCAACGCCAACGCCAGACAGCTTCTCCTCCCTCCAGACTCGCTCTTAGTACCGTTTGAAAACCGGACGCTCAAGGCAAAAGTATGGGCAAAGAGGAAACACATGGCGTTCCCAAAGAAGCTTCCTTGTCCTGACAACTGCGGAATCAGCTTAAACTGGCACGTTAACTCTGACTACGCTGATGGATGGTCGGCGAGGGTGACGGTTTTTAACTGGGGAGCTAATGCAGTGGAGGACTGGTTTGCTGCTGTGGATTTGGGTAAAGCTGGTTTAGGCTATGAGAATGTTTACTCTTTCAATGGGTCAAGAGTTCCACCTAAGAACCAGACCATTTTCTTCCAAGGAGTTCGTGGTATGAACTTCTTGATCGGTCTCACGAACGGGACGCACCCTGGTAGAGACCCCAAGGTGCCAGGGAAAATGCAGTCGGTTATATCGTTTAAAAAGCATTTGGGGAGTTTGAATATCCCAAGAGGAGATGGGTTTCCTAAGAGAGTTTTCTTCAATGGAGAAGAGTGTGAGCTTCCTAAGTTCTTTCCTAAAAAGAGTTCCGGGAAGAGGTTATCTGGTATTGGATTCTTGCCCTCGATTCTCCTCGTGATCACAACATTTCTTGTGTTCATGTGTTCGTTTTAA